A DNA window from Aminiphilus circumscriptus DSM 16581 contains the following coding sequences:
- the fabD gene encoding ACP S-malonyltransferase — MKYAFLFPGQGAQEVGMGKTLLEEFAAARRVFEVVDGALGFPLSDMILNGPESELQKTEFTQPAIMTVGIALHSVLVEELGVTPAPVCSAGHSLGEYTAHVAAGTLTLEDAVRLVHLRGKLMQEAVPLGVGAMAAIMGLSAEETEAVCREVSEEGRICEAANYNAPSQTVISGHREAVDEAVKRAKERGAKKAIPLKVSAPFHCSLMKPMARMLQSAFKEVSWHRPSCPVVANVNAEPVEELHAIRDALYRQTFNPVRWVASIYTMERLGVETFIEFGPGNVLSGLVKRTLENAVTLNVRNSGECRALAELLKGGR; from the coding sequence ATGAAATACGCGTTTCTTTTCCCCGGGCAAGGCGCACAGGAGGTCGGCATGGGGAAAACGCTCTTGGAGGAATTCGCCGCGGCACGCCGGGTATTCGAGGTTGTCGATGGAGCCCTGGGTTTTCCTCTGAGCGACATGATCCTCAACGGCCCGGAAAGCGAACTGCAGAAGACGGAGTTTACGCAGCCTGCCATCATGACCGTTGGAATCGCTCTGCATTCCGTTCTCGTCGAGGAATTAGGTGTCACACCGGCTCCGGTCTGCTCTGCGGGACACAGTCTCGGCGAATATACCGCGCACGTCGCCGCGGGAACGCTCACCCTTGAGGATGCGGTGAGGCTCGTGCATCTTCGAGGAAAGCTCATGCAGGAAGCGGTACCTCTCGGTGTGGGTGCCATGGCGGCCATTATGGGCCTTTCTGCGGAGGAAACGGAAGCCGTCTGTCGCGAGGTCTCCGAAGAGGGTCGGATCTGTGAGGCCGCGAACTACAACGCACCGAGCCAGACGGTGATCTCCGGACACCGGGAAGCGGTAGACGAGGCGGTGAAGCGGGCAAAAGAGAGGGGGGCAAAAAAAGCGATTCCTCTCAAAGTGAGTGCTCCGTTCCACTGCTCTTTGATGAAACCTATGGCGCGCATGCTTCAGAGCGCGTTCAAGGAAGTTTCCTGGCATCGTCCTTCCTGTCCCGTTGTGGCTAACGTGAATGCCGAACCTGTGGAGGAGCTGCACGCCATAAGAGATGCTCTGTATCGGCAAACCTTCAACCCCGTGAGATGGGTCGCATCAATTTATACGATGGAACGTCTTGGTGTGGAAACCTTCATTGAATTCGGTCCGGGAAATGTGCTCTCGGGCCTCGTCAAGCGGACCCTTGAAAACGCGGTTACTCTGAATGTGCGGAACTCAGGCGAGTGCCGTGCCCTCGCCGAGCTTCTGAAGGGAGGGCGATGA